GCAGGAAGGAGTGTGGCATGATCTCGTAAAAAGGATTCAGGTCGTTCAATGAAGGTTTTCCACGAAGCAATACCCACGCACCCTGACCAAAATAGTTGAGCAGTAAAGTGGTTTTTACAAAGATCCAGCTCACCTGGATATTCCTTTTTCCGCAGTGCCCCAGATCGGAGTATAACGCTTCCGCCCCGGTAGTACATAGAAATACCGCCCCCAGTAACCAGAAACCATTGGGGTAATGCACCAGCAAGTTGTATGCATACACCGGGTTTATTGCTTTTAAGATCTGCGGATAATGCGCTATCTGGCTGATACCTAAAACGCCAATCATCGTAAACCAGATGAGCATCATGGGGCCAAATGCGCTGCCCACTACCTTGGTGCCAAATTGCTGAAAGAAAAAGAGAATAGATATAATACCTATAATAATACTGACCGTCAGTGTATTTCCGGGTACAATATATTTTTCCAGACCCGATACGCCGTTCAGTCCTTCGATGGCAGATGAGACTGAAATAGGCGGGGTAATAATGCCATCGGCCAATAAAGTACCGGCGCCTATAATGGCGGGCAAAAATAACCAGTGACGATACCGGCGTACCAATGCAAATAAGGAGAAGATACCACCTTCCCCGCGGTTATCGGCCTGCAGGGTAAGTAAGATATACTTGAATGTGGTTTGTAAAGTGAGGGTCCATAAAACGCACGACAGTCCGCCGTAGATCAGTTCGTCGGTTATTGGCCGGCTTCCTATTATGCTCTTCAATACATAGAGGGGCGACGTGCCAATGTCGCCATAAATGATTCCCAAAGTAATTAACAGGCCTGCCAGGGATACCTTATTCAATTGTTTGCTCACAGCAGTACGTGAATGTTGATTATAAATGTTATTTGAACAATAGTTCGGGTTGCTTATACACAGCGCCCCCCGGCTGGAAGGCCAATTATGTGCCGTACAAGATGTAAGTCAGAAAAAATAAGCTGAATGCAGACCTGTAGCAGGTTTTCGGCGAATAGAAATTTCCAGGGGCAATTGGCAAAAAAGAAAAACCCTTCCAAAATGGAAGGGTGATTTTTCAAAATGGAAAGGTTTTTCTTTTAATGCAGGGAATAAGGCAATTGGGTATACTGAGCGGTAATTTGTAAAAAGTACATCTTTTGTGTATCAAAAGTTTTAATATTTGCGTTGAAAGACGTTGATATAAAACCTTAAGAAGCAGATCAATAACTTATTAGAAAAATTCTACAACTAACCGCATTCTATGTTTTCATTTCGTACCCCGCCGGTACTGTATCTTCTTTTATTCCTGTTATCGGCTAACTGCAGTTTTGCTGTCATTCGTTATGTAAATATTAATAATCCCACTCCAGGCGCCGGCACCAGCTGGGCAACTGCTTATAATGACCTGAACCTGGCGTTGGCGGCGTCCACATTCCCGGCGCATTACGGCGACACCATATGGGTGGCGCAGGGCACCTACAAACCAACTACTACCAACAACAGGTCTGCTACATTTCTATGTACATTCGGTTATAGTGTTTATGGTGGATTTAATGGAACCGAAACGGCATTTTCCCAGCGGAATCCAAAAGTGAATGTTACTATCCTTAGCGGCGACATTGGCATAACTGGTAGTGCCAGCGATAATTCGTATCACGTGGTAACCTTACAGGGATTCCAGGGCGGCCGGGATTTCGATGGATTTACCATTCGTGATGGCAATGCCAATGCCGGTTATCCGGGCAGCACCACGCAGCAACCCGATAACTCGGGTGGCGGCATATTGGAACTGGCTTTGGCGAGCGATATCAGCTATGCTGATTTGAGTAATGATATAATCACAAACAACTTCGCGGTATACGGCGGTGGCTTTTGCTCTTATGGGGATGGAACCAGCGCCCAGTCTTTTTTTCATTTAACCCGGCTCCTGTTTAATAACAATACCGCTTTATTCGGTGGTGCAGTTGGCGCAGTGACGATGAACAACGACTGGGGAATGCCGGATATGCAGAATTGTATTTTTACCAACAACAACAGTCTTACGGGACAAGGGTCGGTATTTGCAAACCTGGCAGATAACCCTTATACCGGCGGGGTGTCGTCTACCATGGATAACTGTACGCTTTACGATAATCCGGCGCCGGTGGTTTTTAACCAACCAGTTGGTGCAGCTGTTAGTAATGTGAGATTAACCAACATTATTATCTGGAAATCGGGAGCAGCCTATCCGGGACCGCTGGATGCGGGACCTTCTATTTTTTACAGTTACTGCGATCTGGATTTGGTAACGCCGCCTGTTAGTGGCAATGCCAATATCGATGCCGATCCGCTTTTCGTGAATGCGGCCGGGAATGATTTTCATTTAATGCCTTGCAGTCCGGCGGTTGATAAGGGATATCCCGTTTTTCAGTTGACTACCGATTATGAAAGTAATATACGTCCCCAGGGAGCAGCGATGGATATGGGGGCTTATGAAACAGCGGGAGGCGGTGCGGCAGCTGCGCCAACTGCTACATCACCTAGTTATTGTCAAAATGCTACTGCCACTGCCCTAACAGCAACCGGCAGCAACCTGCAATGGTATACGGTGGCTGCCAATGGTGCCGGTAGTGCAACAGCGCCGGTGCCTTCCACCGCTTCCGCAGGCACCACTACCTGGTATGTGACCCAAACGCCGGCGGGCAGTTGCGAAAGCACCCGCACGCCTGTAACGGTTACTATCAAAAGCGCATCAGCAGCACCAACTGCCACCTCTCCAACTTATTGTCAGAATGCAACAGCTACTGCTTTAACAGCAACCGGCAGCAATCTGCAATGGTATACAGTGGCCATCAATGGTACTGGTAATGCAACAGCCCCGGTACCTTCTACTGCATCGGCAGGCACCACCACCTGGTATGTAACCCAAACCCCGGCGGGCAGTTGTGAAAGCGCCCGCACGCCTGTGACGGTTACCATACAGGGAATAGCAGCCGCACCTACTGCCACTTCACCCAGCTACTGTCAGAACACTACCGCTACTGCATTGACTGCAACGGGAAGCAATCTACAATGGTATACGGTGGCTGTCAATGGCACAGGCAGTTCAATAGCCCCGGTGCCTTCTACTTCATCGGCAGGCACCGCCACCTGGTATGTAAGCCAAACGCCGGCGGGCAGTTGTGAAAGTTCGAGAACACCCATTGTTGTTACAGTTGGTAGTACCGCTGCTGCGCCCACTGCCACCTCTCCAACTTATTGTCAAAATGCAACCGCTACTGCTTTAACAGCAACCGGCAGCAATTTGCAATGGTATACGGTGGCCATCAACGGAACAGGTAATTCAACAGCACCGGTGCCTTCCACTGCTTCCGCAGGCACCACCACCTGGTATGTAACCCAAACCCCGGCGGGCAGTTGTGAAAGCGCCCGCACGCCTGTTACCGTTACTGTTGGCAGCGCTGCGGCAGCACCAACAGCCACCTC
The Niastella koreensis GR20-10 genome window above contains:
- a CDS encoding T9SS C-terminal target domain-containing protein, giving the protein MFSFRTPPVLYLLLFLLSANCSFAVIRYVNINNPTPGAGTSWATAYNDLNLALAASTFPAHYGDTIWVAQGTYKPTTTNNRSATFLCTFGYSVYGGFNGTETAFSQRNPKVNVTILSGDIGITGSASDNSYHVVTLQGFQGGRDFDGFTIRDGNANAGYPGSTTQQPDNSGGGILELALASDISYADLSNDIITNNFAVYGGGFCSYGDGTSAQSFFHLTRLLFNNNTALFGGAVGAVTMNNDWGMPDMQNCIFTNNNSLTGQGSVFANLADNPYTGGVSSTMDNCTLYDNPAPVVFNQPVGAAVSNVRLTNIIIWKSGAAYPGPLDAGPSIFYSYCDLDLVTPPVSGNANIDADPLFVNAAGNDFHLMPCSPAVDKGYPVFQLTTDYESNIRPQGAAMDMGAYETAGGGAAAAPTATSPSYCQNATATALTATGSNLQWYTVAANGAGSATAPVPSTASAGTTTWYVTQTPAGSCESTRTPVTVTIKSASAAPTATSPTYCQNATATALTATGSNLQWYTVAINGTGNATAPVPSTASAGTTTWYVTQTPAGSCESARTPVTVTIQGIAAAPTATSPSYCQNTTATALTATGSNLQWYTVAVNGTGSSIAPVPSTSSAGTATWYVSQTPAGSCESSRTPIVVTVGSTAAAPTATSPTYCQNATATALTATGSNLQWYTVAINGTGNSTAPVPSTASAGTTTWYVTQTPAGSCESARTPVTVTVGSAAAAPTATSPTYCQNTTATALTATGSNLQWYTVAVNGIGSTTAPVPSTTAAGTTTWYVSQTPTGSCESARTPITVTINGQPAAPTATASAYCQNDAAVVLTATGTNLLWYTVATGGTGNGAAPTPSTAAAGTINYYVSQTSGCESSRTLVTITVNALPQVSISPVNGPLCVGGSATLTANGAATYQWNPATGLSDAASSNPVVTLKTDVQYTVTGTDNNGCIATAQISLKPSIACTGYNVPDAFTPNGDGHNDIFRVATADVPQSFHMIIFNRYGGKVFETSDVQAGWNGYMGSSPAMSGAYVYTIAIKTSTGTVIEKKGTVLVIR